The Bradysia coprophila strain Holo2 chromosome IV, BU_Bcop_v1, whole genome shotgun sequence genome includes a region encoding these proteins:
- the LOC119066693 gene encoding E3 ubiquitin-protein ligase RNF12-A-like isoform X1, producing the protein MNHSVIVKRLSEILSSVNFYLLSYIIIVYKMSQSTSGSVSNYESNEANGIRKPVAPKKDCKSSGAVDQTVDKSKSNANGIEKNNVEPCLAAFKEPNGVDRNVLNSTNDSADNNSTSNCVSDHSVSVAFEHSVRIDDDSSNATSNAVKTSGDVADGAEAVVVSIGTNEHTCVALRNSVPVGVNSSNATGGGTITNSGDVLNDSGADANVPDIVTVNDNDSNVDENEDDLDPDWSTYYSDEEEEDDYEEEEDEENEIGSGGGYLDDYPYSDSDDDAGDSIDDFEINDSIREAIGNEMVERHTFKFKFENRSCAAADEIDVCPVCLLSFVDEEEVRRLPCFHLFHTGCVDPWLKKHKKVCPKCRMCINVASDYLNESAR; encoded by the exons ATGAATCACAGTGTTATCGTAAAAAGA CTTTCAGAAATTCTGAGTTCAGTTAATTTCTATTTATTGTCGTACATCATCATCGTATACAAAATGAGCCAATCAACATCAGGATCTGTCTCAAATTATGAGTCTAACGAGGCAAATGGCATTCGAAAGCCGGTCGCTCCAAAAAAAGATTGTAAGAGCAGTGGTGCTGTGGATCAGACGGTGgacaaatcaaaatcaaatgcCAATGGCATAGAAAAAAACAATGTCGAACCATGCTTAGCAGCGTTCAAAGAGCCAAATGGCGTTGATAGAAATGTATTAAATTCGACGAACGACTCAG CAGATAACAATTCAACATCAAATTGCGTATCAGATCATTCGGTAAGCGTTGCTTTCGAACATTCAGTCCGCATCGACGATGATAGCTCGAATGCCACAAGCAATGCAGTAAAGACTTCAGGAGATGTTGCTGACGGTGCTGAAGCTGTTGTCGTTTCAATCGGTACAAACGAGCACACGTGCGTAGCTTTGCGCAATTCCGTTCCAGTCGGCGTTAATAGTTCGAATGCTACAGGCGGTGGTACAATAACGAATTCGGGCGATGTCTTAAATGATTCTGGTGCTGATGCTAACGTTCCAGACATCGTAACAGTTAATGACAACGACTCTAATGTGGATGAGAACGAAGACGATCTCGATCCAGACTGGTCCACATATTATTctgatgaagaagaagaagatgattatgaagaagaagaagatgaagaAAATGAGATAGGCAGTGGTGGCGGTTACCTCGACGACTATCCATACAGTGATAGTGACGACGATGCCGGTGATTCAATCGACGACTTCGAAATAAACGACTCG ATACGCGAAGCAATTGGAAATGAAATGGTGGAACGTCACactttcaaattcaaattcgaaaACCGTTCATGTGCAGCTGCAGATGAGATAGATGTGTGTCCCGTTTGTCTGTTGTCCTTCGTCGATGAAGAAGAGGTGCGCCGACTGCCATGCTTTCATCTGTTCCACACAGGATGTGTTGACCCTTGGTTAAAAAAGCATAAGAAAGTGTGTCCGAAATGTAGGATGTGCATCAACGTAGCTTCAGATTACTTAAATGAGAGTGCTCGCTAA
- the LOC119066693 gene encoding dentin sialophosphoprotein-like isoform X3, producing MSQSTSGSVSNYESNEANGIRKPVAPKKDCKSSGAVDQTVDKSKSNANGIEKNNVEPCLAAFKEPNGVDRNVLNSTNDSSDNNSTSNCVSDHSVSVAFEHSVRIDDDSSNATSNAVKTSGDVADGAEAVVVSIGTNEHTCVALRNSVPVGVNSSNATGGGTITNSGDVLNDSGADANVPDIVTVNDNDSNVDENEDDLDPDWSTYYSDEEEEDDYEEEEDEENEIGSGGGYLDDYPYSDSDDDAGDSIDDFEINDSIREAIGNEMVERHTFKFKFENRSCAAADEIDVCPVCLLSFVDEEEVRRLPCFHLFHTGCVDPWLKKHKKVCPKCRMCINVASDYLNESAR from the exons ATGAGCCAATCAACATCAGGATCTGTCTCAAATTATGAGTCTAACGAGGCAAATGGCATTCGAAAGCCGGTCGCTCCAAAAAAAGATTGTAAGAGCAGTGGTGCTGTGGATCAGACGGTGgacaaatcaaaatcaaatgcCAATGGCATAGAAAAAAACAATGTCGAACCATGCTTAGCAGCGTTCAAAGAGCCAAATGGCGTTGATAGAAATGTATTAAATTCGACGAACGACTC TTCAGATAACAATTCAACATCAAATTGCGTATCAGATCATTCGGTAAGCGTTGCTTTCGAACATTCAGTCCGCATCGACGATGATAGCTCGAATGCCACAAGCAATGCAGTAAAGACTTCAGGAGATGTTGCTGACGGTGCTGAAGCTGTTGTCGTTTCAATCGGTACAAACGAGCACACGTGCGTAGCTTTGCGCAATTCCGTTCCAGTCGGCGTTAATAGTTCGAATGCTACAGGCGGTGGTACAATAACGAATTCGGGCGATGTCTTAAATGATTCTGGTGCTGATGCTAACGTTCCAGACATCGTAACAGTTAATGACAACGACTCTAATGTGGATGAGAACGAAGACGATCTCGATCCAGACTGGTCCACATATTATTctgatgaagaagaagaagatgattatgaagaagaagaagatgaagaAAATGAGATAGGCAGTGGTGGCGGTTACCTCGACGACTATCCATACAGTGATAGTGACGACGATGCCGGTGATTCAATCGACGACTTCGAAATAAACGACTCG ATACGCGAAGCAATTGGAAATGAAATGGTGGAACGTCACactttcaaattcaaattcgaaaACCGTTCATGTGCAGCTGCAGATGAGATAGATGTGTGTCCCGTTTGTCTGTTGTCCTTCGTCGATGAAGAAGAGGTGCGCCGACTGCCATGCTTTCATCTGTTCCACACAGGATGTGTTGACCCTTGGTTAAAAAAGCATAAGAAAGTGTGTCCGAAATGTAGGATGTGCATCAACGTAGCTTCAGATTACTTAAATGAGAGTGCTCGCTAA
- the LOC119066693 gene encoding E3 ubiquitin-protein ligase RNF12-A-like isoform X2: protein MNHSVIVKRLSEILSSVNFYLLSYIIIVYKMSQSTSGSVSNYESNEANGIRKPVAPKKDCKSSGAVDQTVDKSKSNANGIEKNNVEPCLAAFKEPNGVDRNVLNSTNDSDNNSTSNCVSDHSVSVAFEHSVRIDDDSSNATSNAVKTSGDVADGAEAVVVSIGTNEHTCVALRNSVPVGVNSSNATGGGTITNSGDVLNDSGADANVPDIVTVNDNDSNVDENEDDLDPDWSTYYSDEEEEDDYEEEEDEENEIGSGGGYLDDYPYSDSDDDAGDSIDDFEINDSIREAIGNEMVERHTFKFKFENRSCAAADEIDVCPVCLLSFVDEEEVRRLPCFHLFHTGCVDPWLKKHKKVCPKCRMCINVASDYLNESAR from the exons ATGAATCACAGTGTTATCGTAAAAAGA CTTTCAGAAATTCTGAGTTCAGTTAATTTCTATTTATTGTCGTACATCATCATCGTATACAAAATGAGCCAATCAACATCAGGATCTGTCTCAAATTATGAGTCTAACGAGGCAAATGGCATTCGAAAGCCGGTCGCTCCAAAAAAAGATTGTAAGAGCAGTGGTGCTGTGGATCAGACGGTGgacaaatcaaaatcaaatgcCAATGGCATAGAAAAAAACAATGTCGAACCATGCTTAGCAGCGTTCAAAGAGCCAAATGGCGTTGATAGAAATGTATTAAATTCGACGAACGACTCAG ATAACAATTCAACATCAAATTGCGTATCAGATCATTCGGTAAGCGTTGCTTTCGAACATTCAGTCCGCATCGACGATGATAGCTCGAATGCCACAAGCAATGCAGTAAAGACTTCAGGAGATGTTGCTGACGGTGCTGAAGCTGTTGTCGTTTCAATCGGTACAAACGAGCACACGTGCGTAGCTTTGCGCAATTCCGTTCCAGTCGGCGTTAATAGTTCGAATGCTACAGGCGGTGGTACAATAACGAATTCGGGCGATGTCTTAAATGATTCTGGTGCTGATGCTAACGTTCCAGACATCGTAACAGTTAATGACAACGACTCTAATGTGGATGAGAACGAAGACGATCTCGATCCAGACTGGTCCACATATTATTctgatgaagaagaagaagatgattatgaagaagaagaagatgaagaAAATGAGATAGGCAGTGGTGGCGGTTACCTCGACGACTATCCATACAGTGATAGTGACGACGATGCCGGTGATTCAATCGACGACTTCGAAATAAACGACTCG ATACGCGAAGCAATTGGAAATGAAATGGTGGAACGTCACactttcaaattcaaattcgaaaACCGTTCATGTGCAGCTGCAGATGAGATAGATGTGTGTCCCGTTTGTCTGTTGTCCTTCGTCGATGAAGAAGAGGTGCGCCGACTGCCATGCTTTCATCTGTTCCACACAGGATGTGTTGACCCTTGGTTAAAAAAGCATAAGAAAGTGTGTCCGAAATGTAGGATGTGCATCAACGTAGCTTCAGATTACTTAAATGAGAGTGCTCGCTAA
- the LOC119066696 gene encoding uncharacterized protein LOC119066696: protein MYRLLIHSGTMFQKLIKWTTKQNDRTKNIYLSFSHFGPMYKKIENRDYHKSTSYTESGKPLTRKVFVNYLKTTLMCPAKVATDIWLAYPVLGDRFLNDVDKNVNILTEEGVTIKAILDNPPLLSLSEVSLRERLTILKCLMPDKVEDFLPLALVADTRLNEIKEIAEREADVIPSRHRIYYFSKLLETEPYTLSKHIVPNRLFMLTLPFKEVNHRIKTMLTYKTPAQIISNLRLIKNSEQFLESLRQANLNENLNLEHNLSMAQYYANRLDYDIEKVETMLKIYPFLASMDVNMVDKKLDFLLKEVGVSASAIVYSPRTLLTRLDKMKQRFQELEFYGFGCQGHQQILVKISLSEKKYSEFLVKLKEEWEQQQNERNSFVGKLRKMFSF from the exons atgtATCGCTTGTTGATTCATAGCGGAACAATGTTCCAAAAACTAATCAAATGGACTACAAAGCAAAACGACCGtactaaaaacatttatttatcgttCAGTCACTTCGGTCCTatgtataaaaaaattgaaaaccgaGACTACCACAAATCTACTTCCTACACCGAAAGCGGAAAGCCGTTAAcgagaaaagtttttgtaaattatttgaaaacgaCATTAATGTGTCCGGCGAAAGTGGCCACAGACATCTGGTTAGCCTATCCAGTACTCGGTGATAGATTCTTAAATGATGTCGACAAAAATGTGAACATTTTAACTGAGGAAGGTGTGACGATTAAAGCCATTTTAGATAATCCACCGTTGTTGAGTCTGAGTGAAG TCTCTCTTCGAGAACGTCTGACCATTCTGAAATGTCTGATGCCGGATAAAGTCGAAGACTTTCTACCATTGGCGCTGGTTGCTGATACTCGGTTAAATGAAATCAAGGAAATAGCTGAACGGGAAGCAGATGTGATACCTAGCAGACatcgaatttattatttcagtAAGCTGCTGGAG acgGAACCGTACACCTTAAGTAAACATATTGTGCCTAATCGACTGTTTATGTTGACACTGCCATTCAAAG AAGTTAATCATCGCATCAAAACAATGTTAACGTATAAAACACCCgcacaaattatttcaaacttGCGGCTCATCAAAAACAGTGAGCAATTCCTTGAATCGTTGCGTCAGGCTAATTTGAACGAGAACCTGAATCTTGAACATAATTTGTCAATGGCCCAGTACTACGCAAATCGTTTAGACTACGACATCGAGAAAGTTGAAACGATGCTGAAAATATATCCGTTCTTAGCGAGCATGGACGTGAACATG GTAGACAAAAAACTCGACTTTCTACTGAAAGAAGTTGGTGTAAGTGCATCGGCAATTGTTTATTCTCCTCGTACATTGCTCACACGCCTTGACAAGATGAAACAGCGATTTCAGGAATTAGAATTTTATGGCTTTGGATGCCAAGGACATCAACAGATACTGGTCAAAATTTCACTAAGCGAGAAAAAATACAGCGAATTTCTTGTTAAATTGAAAGAAGAGTgggaacaacaacaaaacgaaaGGAATAGTTTTGTTGGGAAGTtacggaaaatgttttctttttga
- the LOC119066693 gene encoding E3 ubiquitin-protein ligase RNF12-A-like isoform X4 — MSQSTSGSVSNYESNEANGIRKPVAPKKDCKSSGAVDQTVDKSKSNANGIEKNNVEPCLAAFKEPNGVDRNVLNSTNDSDNNSTSNCVSDHSVSVAFEHSVRIDDDSSNATSNAVKTSGDVADGAEAVVVSIGTNEHTCVALRNSVPVGVNSSNATGGGTITNSGDVLNDSGADANVPDIVTVNDNDSNVDENEDDLDPDWSTYYSDEEEEDDYEEEEDEENEIGSGGGYLDDYPYSDSDDDAGDSIDDFEINDSIREAIGNEMVERHTFKFKFENRSCAAADEIDVCPVCLLSFVDEEEVRRLPCFHLFHTGCVDPWLKKHKKVCPKCRMCINVASDYLNESAR, encoded by the exons ATGAGCCAATCAACATCAGGATCTGTCTCAAATTATGAGTCTAACGAGGCAAATGGCATTCGAAAGCCGGTCGCTCCAAAAAAAGATTGTAAGAGCAGTGGTGCTGTGGATCAGACGGTGgacaaatcaaaatcaaatgcCAATGGCATAGAAAAAAACAATGTCGAACCATGCTTAGCAGCGTTCAAAGAGCCAAATGGCGTTGATAGAAATGTATTAAATTCGACGAACGACTCAG ATAACAATTCAACATCAAATTGCGTATCAGATCATTCGGTAAGCGTTGCTTTCGAACATTCAGTCCGCATCGACGATGATAGCTCGAATGCCACAAGCAATGCAGTAAAGACTTCAGGAGATGTTGCTGACGGTGCTGAAGCTGTTGTCGTTTCAATCGGTACAAACGAGCACACGTGCGTAGCTTTGCGCAATTCCGTTCCAGTCGGCGTTAATAGTTCGAATGCTACAGGCGGTGGTACAATAACGAATTCGGGCGATGTCTTAAATGATTCTGGTGCTGATGCTAACGTTCCAGACATCGTAACAGTTAATGACAACGACTCTAATGTGGATGAGAACGAAGACGATCTCGATCCAGACTGGTCCACATATTATTctgatgaagaagaagaagatgattatgaagaagaagaagatgaagaAAATGAGATAGGCAGTGGTGGCGGTTACCTCGACGACTATCCATACAGTGATAGTGACGACGATGCCGGTGATTCAATCGACGACTTCGAAATAAACGACTCG ATACGCGAAGCAATTGGAAATGAAATGGTGGAACGTCACactttcaaattcaaattcgaaaACCGTTCATGTGCAGCTGCAGATGAGATAGATGTGTGTCCCGTTTGTCTGTTGTCCTTCGTCGATGAAGAAGAGGTGCGCCGACTGCCATGCTTTCATCTGTTCCACACAGGATGTGTTGACCCTTGGTTAAAAAAGCATAAGAAAGTGTGTCCGAAATGTAGGATGTGCATCAACGTAGCTTCAGATTACTTAAATGAGAGTGCTCGCTAA